AAACGCAtcctggggatggggagcagTGGGTCAGGGGACACAGGGCAGACCCGGGGAGCTGCTAGGGCTGTGGCTACCCTGTCACTTCGGCCCAGCGGGACTCACCTTCCCAAACCACAGGCTGGTCTGCCGTTCCTCCAGCACTGACTTCTCTTCCAGGGGCACCAGCAGGGGATTCTCCTCTTCcgcaccttcctcctcctcttccttctgtttaAACTTCACCCTGTGACAAACAGCTGCAGGATCAGTGCCCCCCAGCCAGGACGGGGTGTACCCACTGCTGGGCTCTGGAGCTGCTCCAAGGGAAGGCTCTGTCCCAGGAAGGCCTCTCCCAGCTCTCACCTCTTTGCACCTTGCTCTCGCCTTTCCTGCTCCAGCCGGCGCTGACGGGCCTCTATCTCAAGCAGCTCCTCTGGGTCCAGATCACTGGCCAGGGACACATCATCCTCTCCTTCGTGATCCGAGATATAAATGTCATCGTCCGCAGGTCCTATCTCCAAGAGAGCATCTGCTGATGCCATATCCCCCCGGGtcacctcattcagcagctgCAAGGCAAGTAAGACGAGTCACAAGCTACATCTGTCAGCCATGTGGCCACCACTGTCCCAGTCCTGACGACTCTGGGAGCCTGGCCTCCCCCTGTCCCACGCACCGGCGTCCTGTGGATAGTCTGGAGAGAGAACATGCTGGTGTCACCATCATCAGCGATGGAGACACCAGGGAGGTCCATCTTCAGCTCTACACGCTCACGCTGCTTCCGCTGTTCCTTCAGgatcttcttcttctttctaGAGAAGGAGGCAAAGGAATGAGGCTACAttgcctccctccccacacaGACACATCCCAGTGGCCCAGCCTCTGCCACCCTGTCATCCCTCTGTGAGCGGTCCCCTATCCAGGGACAAAGGAGGCCCACGCCAGCTTGGAATAGATGCTTCACCTGCTTGGAGGAGCAGGCGACCCTGAGGACCCCAGACCCACAAACCACACCCACTGCCAACACAGGGACAGCTTCTGACACTAGTACCCTCTGTCCACATTGCTGGAGCccccctgtgccctgctgcttccccatctctcttcacatgagactttttttacctctttAACTCTGCCAGCTCCTTGGCCTTCATCTCCGCCAACGCCagctccacctcctcctcttcctctttcacCACCTCATCAGCTGTAGCTCTTGGCAAtgtcttcttctccttcttctcctcctctttgccttcctcctcctctccagaacTCAGGCTGCCAAAAGGAAGGAGCTCAGACCGTCTCTCCTGGTGGCAGGCCCATCCCACCACATTGGTGCtctggggcagccctggtgtTCCTACTTGATGTCCAGCTCCTTTGCCTGCTCTTTCAGCTTTTTCGCCAAAAAACGCCGCAATTTTGTCCTCCAGTTCAGCAGGGCTCTGTGCAGGAAGGCAGACCGTTATGAGACACCCACTGGGCCCAGCATAACGCCCTGTCCCAGTTTCCCCCAGTACCTGAGCTCTTTGCGTCCCAGCACCCGGATGTCCTTGCAGCACTGACGCAGCTCCTCTGTGGTAGAGCTGTGGTTCTCCAGCTCACCGTCCCCCAGCGTGATCTGgaaagagcagagggaaagggcTGTTATGCCTGAGCCACAGCTCCTGTCCTGCCCCGCCTCCACAAGAACAGAAACGGGGCCATTGCTGGGGCACCCAGCTCCCTCTTTTCATTGCTCTGTGCTCCTGGGGACACCTCAGGGGCACCAAGCCCCCCCCCTCGCTTCAGGCATTCACCTCGTTGGCCTTGGAGAGGAAGTCCACGGGGTTGGGAGCCTTGAGGAAGTCCATCAGGGTGAAGCGGTGGTAGAGGGTCATGTCGCCATCTGCGTAGCCTTCTGCCTACAGGAGAAAGGAGCTGTATCAGCGATAGGAAAGCACATACGACCAGCTTCAACCATCCCTAAAGGATGAATGATGTCATGTAACTTATATCCTGGTGCAACGTCCACCTAGATGTGCCTACATGACTTAGGGACATGGGCAAGTTACCAGCCCCAACCTGCCAGCTCCATGGCATCTCCCAGTACCACCTCGGACTCCAAGAAATGACAATAGAGGTCTGTGtcagctccctgcccagctgaagCCACCTGACATGGCCTTTACTGTCCTATGTCCTAAAAGTACCTCGCAGAGATGCAAGCCCAGTGGTAAACCATTGTAGGGAGGCTTTTGCTGATCCACCCTGAGCCTCAAAACTTGTGTCATTGTTTCCCCATTACTGTACTGCCTTCTAACTGGCTCTTCCACCACTTTGCATCCCCAGATCTTCCATTTTCCTGAGCAATTTTGCTTATTACAATCTCCTTGGCTCCAGTCCCATTTGTGTATTTGACCTTGTTCATacctttggtttctttttgctgaCCAGCTCACTAACAGACTTAGTCTGAACCTCCACATCCTTGAAAGCGTATTTTGGATCAAAAAATTTGCTGTCAATTTTGTCTGGAGCCTGATAACCTGGGATGGAGAAATCAGAGTTATCAGCCGGTATTTCCCAGTCCCATTCCAGTGGCTGCAGGTCCCCCTGGCTGCTCACCCTGGCACACCACAAAGATCTCAGCGGACTCGTTGCGGGAGGCTTGGGGCTTGGTGGCCTGGACCTTTTGGAAGAACTGCTGGAAGATCCAGAGGAGTGGTTGGTAGTCCCGGGAACGAAAAACCTTGGTGATGAACCAGCCGCCCTTGCAGAGGAATTCACAGGCCAGACGCAGGGCCATGAGGGTCAGGTTGGCTGGAGCACGGGAGAAAAACAGTCAGCAGTTGTCAACTGTCCCCACcgcccagctccctgccccacagcacacaccactgccaccctgccctgctggggtaTGAGACATGCCCTCGTACCCCCCCAGACCATGCCAGGCCACACACCAGCCCCGGGCATGGCTCACCTTGGGAGTAGGCGTCATGCACCCAGCTGGCTCCTACATTGGGTGCTCCATCGTTCAGCACCACATCCACCTTCCATGTCTGCAGCTCCTTACGCAGGGCCTGAAGGATGGGGACATGCATTTGTCCCACTAACCCCTCTGCAAGAACCAACAGGCAGCACCCCGTGTACACGTCAGCTCAGCCCCCTGCCTCCATCCTACCCCGTAGCAAACACCCGCCCACTCCCATCACAGATGGATCTGCTGAGACCATGATTGGGATGTGACACTCAAGGCAGAGAGGGGAGGTTTGTACCTGGCGACACTTCTCAGTAGTGATGTCCTCCTGCAGTGTCACCACGTTGGGAATGGGCTTGATGGGCACCAAGTCCACCCCTGGTGTAAGGAAGAGATATGAACATCACAGTCCCTCAAAACTGGGCTCCAGCCTATCCCATATGACTTTCCCACCCACCCTCTACTCCTACCAGGACCCCCAGTCCAGGATCTCCTTTCTTTGGGCCTGCAGTGGAGGTCCCTAACCCCAGTCCACTCCTGCCAGGCCTCATCACTCACCAATGATCAAGCTGGAAACTGGCATGAATTTAGAAGCCACCTGCAGCCTAAAAAGAACAGAGAGGAGCAAAGCTACAGCAGGATGCCAGGAGAGCCCCCAGCCTTGAACTGCGCTGCCAAGGGTTTAGGATCAGCTTTGGCATCAAAGACAGagacacaacaacaaaaaccacacaagGTGCTTTGTTACAGTGCCCCTGGGtacctgcagggctgggctgtgacCTGAGACCCTGACACCACTCACCACCCGCCGGGGGCTGCACACAGGTCCAGCAGTGCTCGGGCCTTCTGCAGGAACTGGAACTTCCTATTGAGCTGGAGAAGCTTGAAGGAGGAGCGAGAGCGAAAGCCTGTGGGAGCAAGGGCCGTGGGTTAGGGACTGCTGGTGTTATAGTTTACCAGGCTGCAGTCCTCGTGCCTCTCAGCGAGCGGGCAGGCCCCTCACCCGTCTCCTTGGCCAAGTGGTAGAACTTGTCCCTCCGGCTCTTGCccagtttgcttttcttgcccATGGTGGTGCCGGGTGAGGCCCTCCGCAGGGTCAGGACCTGCTGTCAGCCACCAGCACGGACCTGGGAGAGAGAAACAGATGTGGTAagcccagggcagaggagagggatgGGCCGGTGTCCCCCTGTGACCGCCCCAGGTGAACACTAGCGTTGCCTCAGTGCTCCCCCGTATCTCCTCCGAGGCCTACGCCCGCCCCCGTGGCTCCCCGAGGCCTATATGCACACCGGTGCCCAGCCTACTCCagcccccatgtccccccaAAGCCTACCCCAGCCTCCGTGCCCCCCCGAGGACTACCCGCACcctggtgcccccccccccccccggcgcaCCCCAGCCCCGCTGTGTGCCCCCACAGCCTCCCAAGCCGGGTCCCGaccccttccccacctcccccgccgccgccgcgtgCCCTCGCCGCCGTCCCGGCGCACCCCGCGCGGGCCGCCCGACTTCCGCTTCCGCTCCCGCCGCCATCTTGGGAGTGACGCGCCCCCGACACCGCGAccaggcgggcgggcgggcgcgggagggaaaaagaggaaCGATAACGATAACGGTAGCAATAACGACAACGCGTCCCCTCGGAGGCACACCTGCGACCTGTCTTTGTGCCTCCGGCACTTCGCCACACGGAGACATCCTCCTTTGACCGTATGAAGATGGCGGCAAGGCCGCGACCGGAGCGAGCCATCACTGCGCATGGGTTTCCCGCCCGCCGGCGCCGCCACTGCGCATGCGCGCTAACGAGGCCATGCGGCGCCCGTGTGGCGGCGCGGAGAGGAAGTGACGTCATCAGCCCGGCGCGCAGGGGGCGGAAGGAGGGCGGTGGCCATCTTTAGTGCCGGCAGGAGCGCCGCCGGGGTCCCGATGCCGGCGGAGAAGATGGCGGTGGACGGGCCCGAGCAGGTGCGGTCGGGCTGGAGCGGGGTGCGGCCGCTGGTCGCGGGGTGCTCGGGGCGCGCCGTGCTGCCGCGGGGCGCTGCTGGGCCCGGGGCCGGCCGAGGCCTGGTGGCACCGTGACTCGGCGGGTCTCGCCTCAGGCTTCCTGAGAGGGCGGGGGCCGAGCGGGGCCTGGGGCGGGCTTTGGGGGGTGCGGTGCGGGGCTgcgggagggggtggggggacacagggTGTGTGGATGGGGGGTGATGAGACTCGCGGGGAAACGGGGGCTGCTCTTGGGCACCGGCCCAGGTGGGTGGGAAGGAAATTAGGGACCCAGGACCCGACCCGGGTAGGTTGGAGGGGGGagatggggagcagaggggctgtaCGGAGGCTGGCTGGGGGTAGGGGTTGTTTTCATCGGCCCGGGTGGAATGGGCGGCTCTTGGGGCTaaggctggtgctgctgagctctgctttcTCGCAGATGGAGATGGATGATGGGAAGGGTGGCACAGGGCTCCGGCAGTACTACCTGTCCAAGATTGAAGAGCTGCAGgtgagctggtgctggctgtCCAGGAGACGGCCAGCTGGCCTGCCCCAGAACAGCATTGCTGTGGTTGCGGCCGGGATTGTGTGGCCATGTCCCTATACTTGTGCTTGCCTCCAGAGCACCTGCAGCCTTCTCTGTGCTCTGGGCGCCCTGTTCTGAGGCTCAAGGAGGAGGCGCTGCTCCAGAATGGATTCAACAAGTGGGACCTAGCTTTTGGGTGGTGGGGATGTATGAGATGAGGCTTGGTCCTATGAGCTGCCAGCGCTGCTGCGTGTGCTTGAGGTGTTGCCCAGCCCTTGCCAGTGGGCTTTGGCTGGCTGTGTCCTGCTGGAAGGGGCTGGCCCCCTTCCAAGTCCCTGTCCCAAGACAAAGGCCATTGTGCTGGATCCCATTCTGCGTTACTGTGGGTGCTATATGGGATGCTGAGGACtcagcaaagcttttctttcaacAGCTCATCGTGAACGAGAAGAGCCAGAATCTGCGGCGCCTacaagcacagagaaatgagTTGAATGCTAAGGGTACAGCTCAGCTGCTCTCATCTTTCTCACCTGGGGCTCTGGGGCTGGTCTGGTGGCTCCTGATCCAGTTGCCAGCCACTGTGGCATGTGCTGCCTTTTTGTTGTGGGCAGGGGGTCAGGGGGGTGCCTGTGGCTGGTGCTGACATCTTCCTGTCTGCAGTGCGCCTGCTGCgggaggagctgcagctgctgcaggagcagggctccTACGTGGGAGAAGTGGTGAGAGCCATGGACAAGAAGAAAGTCCTTGTCAAGGTACAAGGCTGAGCTGTCCTGTGGGCAaccggggctggggcagagcaggggtgAGCATGGTGGGATCCGACAGACCTGTTTGACCCCATGGGCTGGGAGTGAATGTGAGCGTGAGCCCTGGAGGGACGTAACAACTAAAAGATGTGAAGTGAGAGCTCTTTCTCCAGAGGAACATATTGGGGCAGCTCTCCTGGGCCTGAGGCTGGTGGGAGGCAACAGCTTTAGGACTTCTGATGGACAGGAGGGGCCGCAGCATGTTTGGCGGTGGCTGAGCTCTCTGGCTCCTTCTGCTCCGAGCAGCTGGTGTGGATATTGGGCATGCAATGGGACTTCTCAGACAAATAACTGTCGTGGTGGCAACTGCCACCTTTTCAGGTGCACCCGGAGGGGAAGTTTGTGGTGGATGTGGACAAGAACATCGACATCAACGATGTGAGTGTCTTGGGGCTGTGGGAGGAGAGGTGGCTGCTCCCTGGGGGCAGcctggagctgcctgcccccttcgctgctgcagggctgctgagcTCCTTCTGCTCTCGCCACAGGTGACCCCAAACTGCCGTGTGGCCCTGCGCAATGACAGCTACACGCTGCACAAGATCCTGCCCAACAAAGTGGACCCTCTTGTGTCCCTCATGATGGTGGAGAAGGTTCCAGATTCCACTTATGAGATGATTGGGGGTTTGGACAAGCAGATAAAGGAGATCAAGGAAGTGATCGAGCTGCCAGTCAAGCACCCTGAGCTCTTCGAGGCGCTGGGGATCGCCCAGCCAAAggcaagtgctgctgctgtgtgtctgcagTGGGTGTGCAGTTTGGGGTTCCGTGGTACCACTGCGATGCTGCCTGTGTCACCCCTGGGAGCGTCCCCATGTTTTCTGTTGGGCTGTGACTGCTtgtgcaggcagggacaggggtgCTGAGGTGTCCACGTGGCTGTTCCAGGGCGTGCTGCTCTACGGACCCCCTGGCACAGGCAAGACCTTGCTGGCCAGGGCTGTGGCCCACCACACGGACTGCACATTCATCCGCGTCTCGGGCTCCGAGCTGGTGCAGAAGTTCATTGGTGAAGGTaaaagggagctggggggaggtggctgcTTGTGCCGGAGCCCCAGCGAGGGTTCGCGGTGCTGCGTGGCCTCGGGACTGGCCTCTTGCGTGGTGTCCAGGGCAGCTGGGAGTGCGGAGCGCTGAGCTGTGTGCGgtgccagggctcagccctCTCTGCTCCCTTGGCAGGTGCCCGCATGGTGCGGGAGCTGTTTGTGATGGCCCGGGAACATGCGCCCTCCATCATCTTCATGGACGAGATCGACTCTATCGGCTCCTCCCGCCTGGAGGGGGGCTCTGGCGGGGACAGCGAGGTGCAGCGCACAATGCTGGAGCTCCTCAACCAGCTTGATGGCTTTGAGGCCACCAAGAATATCAAGGTTAGGAGGGTGGCATCCCtgcctggggagagggcagTGGCCTGATGACTCTGTGGTGGCAGTGGGGTGCCCAGAGCAGTGAGAGCTGTTGTTCCTGTGCAGGTGATCATGGCCACAAACCGCATCGACATCCTGGACTCGGCTCTGCTGCGCCCTGGCCGCATTGACAGGAAGATCGAGTTCCCCCCTCCCAATGAGGAGGTAGGTGGGGTGTCCCACAGTGGCCCCAGCTCTTACTTTGGGGACTGTGTtgtccccagccctgtctgGGCATGATTCCTGCAGCTCCAACCCTCACTTTGCTGTTGCTCTCCTCCAGGCCCGCCTGGACATCCTCAAGATCCACTCCCGGAAAATGAACCTGACGCGAGGCATCAATCTACGGAAAATTGCAGAGCTGATGCCAGGGGCGTCGGGCGCAGAAGTAAAGGTGAGCAGGGGCCACCATGGTGGcaccagggctggcagagggggGAGCAGCGGGTGCTAATGTCCCTGTCCCTCACAGGGGGTGTGCACAGAAGCTGGCATGTACGCGCTGAGGGAGAGGCGGGTGCACGTCACACAAGAAGACTTTGAAATGGCTGTTGCGAAGGTAAGTGCTGTGGGGGAGGCAAAGGGGGGGGGGTTGCCAGTGGGTTCTTCCACCGACAGCTCTGTGTTGGGGCACAAACTGTCCTGGGCAGCATCTGCCAGGAGCTGCAAAGCTTGGAGGGCATCAGCTCTGGGGACACCGTTAAGGGGGTTGGCCCCACCTGAGTGACatgggagaggctggggaggtgATGAAGACCTGTCCTGGCTAGAGCTTCCCTTCCCCTGGTCTTGGGGGtggttttgagggtttttgGCACCCAAATGGGGGGCCTGCATGCTGGAAAcagtctcctcttcctcccccccaGGTGATGCAGAAGGACAGCGAGAAGAACATGTCTATCAAGAAGCTGTGGAAGTAACGGTGAGGCCGCAGCTGCTGCGCGGGCTGCGTTGTCTCTAATAAAAGTGCTGCTATGGCCATGCCGTTGCACTGATTTGGGGCAGGGTAGGGGGGGCTGCAGGActccagcacacacacagagctgctgctaattggttttattagaaaatatcCAAAATAGACAAAAAATGGTTACAcaagaggcagagcaggcacCCCTGAGCCATACACCCTGGGAATATGTAAACGCCCCCATCCCCTCTGCCTTCGACCTCCCtgaggaggcagagctgctcaggCCACGTGGAGCCTGGGGGCAGAGGCCAGTGGGGTTAAGGCACTTCAGTGGGTCCGGTGGGTGGTGGCACCGTCCCCTCAGCCCTGTgatcccctccctccccagtaTATCCAGTTCTCTCTGTGCTGCACGCTCAGAGCCCTGGTGacctgctgcccccaggctcCTGGGGCCAGAGCtaccccctctgcccccccccccccccaagaccTCTTATCGCTCACGAGACATTGCTAATTATGTAAAACAGCAGGGGGAGGGTGAAGTAATCAACTGATTGTCAAAAACTTAATGCTAAAAAACTTGGTTATGTATAAAAAGAACAGCTTGGCCCGAGCCAGCCCTCTGAGATCACCACGAACCACTGCATAGATTGAGGCAATGAGTGCAGTAAAAGGAACTCAATATATTAATCAAATACAAACCCACTGTACAaaacgcttttttttttttttttataaaacctgTTCACAAAAATAGTGCAAAACATCGGGCAccagcagggaggggggaggggctggCATTTGGAATGACAAAACTTTGGTTGAAgaggggcagggccgggcctGCCTTCACAGCGGCTGGGCTcagggagggctggcagggcaggcagcaccgGCAGGAGGGCTGCATTTAGTGCTAAGGGGAAGGAGGCGAACAGCACGATGCAAAAGCAGGATGTGTTAATGCAGCagaagggctgcagcaggagttgaggggtggg
This DNA window, taken from Falco peregrinus isolate bFalPer1 chromosome 18, bFalPer1.pri, whole genome shotgun sequence, encodes the following:
- the PSMC5 gene encoding 26S proteasome regulatory subunit 8 isoform X1, producing the protein MPAEKMAVDGPEQMEMDDGKGGTGLRQYYLSKIEELQLIVNEKSQNLRRLQAQRNELNAKVRLLREELQLLQEQGSYVGEVVRAMDKKKVLVKVHPEGKFVVDVDKNIDINDVTPNCRVALRNDSYTLHKILPNKVDPLVSLMMVEKVPDSTYEMIGGLDKQIKEIKEVIELPVKHPELFEALGIAQPKGVLLYGPPGTGKTLLARAVAHHTDCTFIRVSGSELVQKFIGEGARMVRELFVMAREHAPSIIFMDEIDSIGSSRLEGGSGGDSEVQRTMLELLNQLDGFEATKNIKVIMATNRIDILDSALLRPGRIDRKIEFPPPNEEARLDILKIHSRKMNLTRGINLRKIAELMPGASGAEVKGVCTEAGMYALRERRVHVTQEDFEMAVAKVMQKDSEKNMSIKKLWK
- the FTSJ3 gene encoding pre-rRNA 2'-O-ribose RNA methyltransferase FTSJ3 — protein: MGKKSKLGKSRRDKFYHLAKETGFRSRSSFKLLQLNRKFQFLQKARALLDLCAAPGGWLQVASKFMPVSSLIIGVDLVPIKPIPNVVTLQEDITTEKCRQALRKELQTWKVDVVLNDGAPNVGASWVHDAYSQANLTLMALRLACEFLCKGGWFITKVFRSRDYQPLLWIFQQFFQKVQATKPQASRNESAEIFVVCQGYQAPDKIDSKFFDPKYAFKDVEVQTKSVSELVSKKKPKAEGYADGDMTLYHRFTLMDFLKAPNPVDFLSKANEITLGDGELENHSSTTEELRQCCKDIRVLGRKELRALLNWRTKLRRFLAKKLKEQAKELDINLSSGEEEEGKEEEKKEKKTLPRATADEVVKEEEEEVELALAEMKAKELAELKRKKKKILKEQRKQRERVELKMDLPGVSIADDGDTSMFSLQTIHRTPLLNEVTRGDMASADALLEIGPADDDIYISDHEGEDDVSLASDLDPEELLEIEARQRRLEQERREQGAKRVKFKQKEEEEEGAEEENPLLVPLEEKSVLEERQTSLWFGKDAFAGIEDDADEDLELGQSQMLAERQRESRRDKATREGQKKKTTVPQEEVPAEPQPAAGAGPDVGKVQDEQSSDDDSSSDEERPLTPVRRKQGRVEPCGFEVVPIENPVKRARVLDAEGLALGSVIATSKKARRDLIDDSFNRYSFNEDEGELPEWFTEEEKQHRRKQIPVDRQTVEAYRQRWREINARPIKKVAEAKARKKRRMLKKMERMKKKAEAVVSTVDISEREKVAQLRRIYKKAGLAKEKRQVTYLVAKKGVGPRVRRPPGVKGQFKVVDSRLKKDVRAQKRKEQKKKRHK
- the PSMC5 gene encoding 26S proteasome regulatory subunit 8, with product MEMDDGKGGTGLRQYYLSKIEELQLIVNEKSQNLRRLQAQRNELNAKVRLLREELQLLQEQGSYVGEVVRAMDKKKVLVKVHPEGKFVVDVDKNIDINDVTPNCRVALRNDSYTLHKILPNKVDPLVSLMMVEKVPDSTYEMIGGLDKQIKEIKEVIELPVKHPELFEALGIAQPKGVLLYGPPGTGKTLLARAVAHHTDCTFIRVSGSELVQKFIGEGARMVRELFVMAREHAPSIIFMDEIDSIGSSRLEGGSGGDSEVQRTMLELLNQLDGFEATKNIKVIMATNRIDILDSALLRPGRIDRKIEFPPPNEEARLDILKIHSRKMNLTRGINLRKIAELMPGASGAEVKGVCTEAGMYALRERRVHVTQEDFEMAVAKVMQKDSEKNMSIKKLWK